TGGCGGAGGTGGCGGTACCTGATGATCGACGAGTACCAGGACACCAACGGCGCCCAGCTCGAGATGGCGCGCCTGCTGGCCGGCCCCGCCAAGAACCTCTGCGTGGTGGGCGACGACGACCAGTCGATCTACGCCTGGCGCGGCGCCGACGTGCGCAACATCCTCGACTTCGAGCGCCACTTCCCCGGCGCGCGAGTCGTCGTCCTGGAAGAGAACTACCGCTCCACGCAGCGCATCCTCGACGCGGCCAACGGGCTCATCCTCCACAACACCGCGCGCAAGGAGAAGCGGCTCCGCACGGCCAACGGCCCCGGGCCCAAGCTCGACTACTGGGAGTTCGTGGGCGAGGGGGCGAAGCCGGCCGAGGTGCTCGAGGCCGAGATGGTGGCCCGCGAGATCTCCGTGCGGCGGCTCACGGAGAAGCTGCAGTGGAGCGACTTCGCCGTCCTCTACCGCACCAACCTGCAGGCGCGCCCGCTGGAGGAGGCGCTGCGCGAGGCCAACCTCCCCTACCGCGTGGTGGGCGGCACCAGCTACTTCGACCGCAAGGAGGTCGCCGACTGCGTGGCCTACCTGCGCCTGGTGATGAACCCGCACGACGAGGTGGCGCTCCGGCGCGTGATCAACTACCCCACGCGCGGGATCGGGCGGACCACGCTGCTCAGGCTGGTGGAGGCGGCGCGCGCGTCGGGGGCGCGGCTGTGGGAGACGCTCGGGCGCGTGGAGACGGTCGACGGGATCAGCCGCGCGCAGGCCGAGCCGGTGCGCGCCTTCGTGGCGCTGGTCGAGGAGCTGCGCGCCGGGTACCGCGCCGCCGAGGCCGCCGTCCGCTCGGGGGCGGCGGACGGGCGCTCGCTGCACGCCTTCGCCAGGGACCTGGTGGCGCGCGTGCGGCTGGAGGAGGCGGTGCGGGCCGACAACGCGAAGAGCGAGCGCGCCGCCGAGGTGCGCGTCGACATCCTGCGCGACTTCGTGGCCTCGATCGCGGGCTACGAGGAGCGCGCCTGGGCCGCCCAGCCGCTCCCCGACGAGGAGGACGACTGGGAGCCGCCCTCCCTGCGCGCGTTCCTGGAGAAGATCTCGCTGGTGGACGAGGGCGACGACAGGAAGGACGAGGACGACGAGCCCAACCGCGTGACGCTGATGACGCTGCACAGCGCCAAGGGGCTGGAGTTCACGCACGTCTTCATCGTGGGGCTGGAGGAGGACATCCTCCCCCACACCCGCAGCGTCGAGTCGGTCTCCGAGGGCGGGCTGGACCCGATCGCCGAGGAGCGGCGCCTCTTCTACGTGGGGATCACGCGCGCCCGGCACCGGCTGACGCTCTCCGGGTGCGCCACGCGGGGGGCGTGGGTCTCGCAGAAGGAAAAGGAGAAGGACAAGGACGGCGGGGGCGGCCGCGCGCGCGTCCGCGAGGCGAAGCCGCGCCAGCCCTCGCGCTTCCTCAAGGAGATCCCCGCCGACCTGCTGGAGTACCGCACGGGCCGGCGCAGCTCGCTCTCCGAGGAGGACAGCCAGGAGCTCAAGGCCAGCTTCTTCGCGAAGATGCGCGAGATGCTGCAGGCCGGCTGACCGGGGCCGCCCGAGAACGCCGGACTGGTGCGCGGCGCGGCGCCGCATCAGATTGGGGAGTGGGCCAGCGCGCCGCTGGCGTCACCCGTTCCTTGGGAGGAGTCATGCGTTGCCCGCCGCTCCTGGCAGTCGTGGCGCTCGCCGGCTGCAGCGCCGCTCCCCGCACCGAGGTCCTGCCTCCGATGGAGACCACGCGCTCGGTGGTGCAGATCAGCACCCGGCGCGGCACCTCGGAGTACGAGCTGATCAACCACAAGAACACCCGGGCGTACCCGGTCGCGACCGACGCGGAGCGGGCGTGGTCGGGGCTGCCGGCGATCTACGCGTCGCTCGACATCAGGGACAGCGGGGTCCTGAACCCCGACGACCGCCTGTACGGGCGGCAGAACCTGCGGCTGTACCGCCGGCTGGGCGAGCGCCGGCTCTCGCACCTGGTGAACTGCGGCAGCACGCTGGCCGGCGACGCCGACAGCTACGAGGTGACGATGAGCGTGCTGACGATGGTGACGCCCGCCGGCGCCGGGAGCGTGGTGCGCAGCTGGGTGCAGGCCTCGGGGCGGCCGCAGGGGATGAGCAGCACCCCGGTCAACTGCGTGAGCACCGGCCGGCTCGAGCGCGAGATCGCGCAGCTGCTCAACGAGCAGGCGGCCCAGTAGCCGGGGAGCCGCGAGCGGTCCCGGGAAAGGTCTCACACCGAGACACGGAGGAACGGAGGACTTCGGTTCTCCGTTCCTCCGTTTCTCCGTCCGAGTCCAATCGAAACCCCGTGCAGTTCCGCCGGCTGTCCCCTGTCCCCTGTCCCCCGCCGTTCACCACGTCGGCCTGAGCGAGTACTGCGCGTACTGCTCCGGCGTCTCCCACACCCGCACGTAGACCAGGTTCTCCGCCCGCTCGCCCAGCAGCGCGCGCAGCTCCTCGAAGATCCAGCGCGCCTGGTTCTCCGCGCTCGTCTCCAGCTCCGTGAACGGCTCCAGCTCGTTCAGGTTCTCGTGGTCCAGCCGGGCGGCCACGGCGCGCAGGTGGCGCTTCGCCTCGCCGAAGTCGTAGGCCATGCCGCCCTCCCCCACGTCGTCGAAGGCGAGCCCCGCCTCCACCACGTAGCGGTGGCCGTGCAGCTTCTCGCACTTGCCGTGGTAGTTGCGCAGGAAGTGCGCGGCGTCGTAGTGCGCCCTGACGTTCAGCAGGAACATGGAGCCGTCAGCCCGCGGCCTCTACCGCGATGGTGGGGATCTGCACGTGCCGCGGCTGGGCCGCGGCGAAGAGCACCACGCGCGCCACGTCCTCCGGGCGGAGCATCGCGGCGCGCGCGGGGAAGCCGGGGCGGCTGTCGGGGTCGATCGGGTCCCAGAGCGGCGTGTCCGTCGCCGCCGGCTCCACCAGCGTCGCCCGCACGCCCGTGCCGCGGATCTCCTGCAGCAGCACCTCGTGCATCCCCCGCAGCCCGAACTTCGAGGCGCTGTACGCCCCGTTCTCGGGGAAGGCCGCGCGTCCCGCCACCGACCCCACGTGGACCAGGTGCCCCGAGGCGCGGCGCAGCATCAGCGGCAGGAAGGCGCGGACCAGCAGGAACGGCCCGCGCAGGTTCACGGCGAGCGCGCGGTCGAACTCCGCCGGATCGGTGGCGGCCAGCGGCGCCAGCGAGAACGCCCCCGCGCAGCTCACCAGCAGGTCCGGCGCGTCGCCCAGCAGCTCGGTGACGTAGGTGGCCACCGCGTGCGCCCCCGCGGCGGTCGAGACGTCGCCGGGGATCGCGTGCCCGCCCACCTCCTCGGCCGCCCGGGCCAGCTCGTCGCGGGTGCGCGCCACCATCCCCACCCACGCGCCGGCGCGCACCAGCTCGCGCGCCACCTCCCGCCCGATGCCGCGCGAGGCCCCCGTCACCAGCGCCGTCTTCCCCGCCAGCTCCTCCGCCACTGAAGCCTCCTCACCCACCGCGAAACCGATTGGACCACCGATTCGGGCGTGTCCCTCCGCTGCGCTCCGGGCCGGGCTGCGCGCGCGGTAGGGCAGCAAACAACGCTGCCCAACCGCGCCGGGCCGCCGCCGCCACGATACCCCTGTGGCGGCGCCGTCCCGGCCCTCCGGGCGCGCATCCCTCACGCGAACGGCAGGGGACAGGGAATAGCCCCGTCGAGTCCACCCTCTCCCGAACTCGGGAGAGGGTTGCCGCTCCAGGGCGGCGGGTGAGGGCCCCCGCCGCACCGAAGCCAGCCTCCCACCGCGAAAGCGGGACGATTCCTTTACCCGATGATGTGCCCCGGCGAGGCCACCAGGCGCAGGAACTCCTCGCGCGTGCGGATGTCCTCCAGGAACACGCCGCGCATGGCGCTGGTGATGGTCTTGGAGTTCTGCTTCTCCACCCCGCGCATCATCATGCACAGGTGCGCCGCCTCGATCACCACCGCCACGCCCTCGGGCTGCAGCACCTCCTGGATGGCGTGGGCGATCTGCTCGGTGAGCCGCTCCTGCACCTGCAGCCGCCGCGCGAACACCTCCACCACCCGCGGCAGCTTGGAGAGCCCCACGATGCGCCCGTTGGGGATGTAGGCGATGTGCACCTTGCCGAAGAACGGGAGCAGGTGGTGCTCGCACAGCGAGTACATCTCGATGTCCTTGACGATCACCATGTTGTGGTGCGGCTCGTCGAACACCGCCCCGCGGATCACGTCCTCCACCTGCATCTGGTAGCCGCGCGTCAGCCAGCGCAGGCTCTTCTCCACCCGCACCGGCGTGCGGACCAGCCCCTGGCGCTCCGGGTCCTCGCCCAGCTCGTCCAGCATCTCGCGCACGAGCCGCTGGAAGGGCGAGTCGTCGTCCTCGCGGCCGTGGGGCCGCAGCTTCAGCTCTCCCATCCCCTTACTCCCCCTCTCCCGCGTACTCGGCCCAGTTGCGCGGCGTCTCGTACAGCACCAGCCGCGCCAGCCGGCCGCGCGGCATCCGGGGCGCCAGCTGCCGCCAGAGCGCCACCACCAGGTTCTCCGTCGAGGGGATCACCCCCTGCATCCAGGGCACGTCCAGGTTCAGGTTGCGGTGGTCCACGTCGCGCAGCACCTCCTCGGCCACGTCCCTCACCTGCCCCAGGTCCACCAGGTACCCCGTCTCCGGGTCCGGCTCGCCCTCCACCGTGATCTCGAGCTCGTAGTTATGCCCGTGCCAGTTGGGGCTGTTGCAGAGCCCGAAGATACGGCGGTTCTCCTCGTCGGAGAAGGCGGGGTTGTGCAGGCGGTGCGCGGCGCTGAAGTGCACGCGCCGGGTGACGCGGACGATCGGCACGGCTGGTCTCCCGTCGATGGATGTGAGAAAGGGCCGACCTCGCGGACGACGCGAGACCGGCCCGGGCGGACGCAGCGGGGAGGATTTTTGAAGCCTCGTGCGAACACGGTGGGTGACCCCTCCGCGGCCTTCCGCCTTCCCGTACGGGCGTGACGTCGGCCGCAAAAGCAGGCCCCGGCTTCAATGGCGTTGGCTCAAAAATGGGGCTCCCCGCCACTTCCTGGGCCCCGAATATAGGCGCCGCCTCGCGCCAGGTCAAATCCACGCGCGTCTCGGAGCCGATCCCGTCGTTCCCCGCGCGGAAGACCCTTGGCATCGGGAGCCGTCTGCACTTATATTGTCCTTCCGGTGACGGTACGAAAGTAGTTTTTCTCTCGTCGACCACCCTTCGCCGGCAGGCATCCATGTGCCCCACGCCCCCAGAAGTCTTCGAGCTGCTCGCGCGCCGCGGGCACCGGCTCACGCGGCCGCGCCGCGCGGTGGTCGAGGCGCTGGCGGCGGCCGGCGGCCCGGTGAGCGCGCAGGCGCTGCACTCGTTGCCCGGCCTGGCGCACGTGGACCTGGTGACCGTCTACCGCACGCTGCACTGGCTGGCCGAGCTGGGCCTGGCGCGCACGGCCCCCGGCGCGGGGCTGGCCGAGCTGTACGAGCTCGCCGCGCACGACGACCACAGCCACCACCTGCTCTGCGACGGGTGCGGCCTGGTGCTCACCGTCGCCATCTGCGGGCTCGACGAGGCGGTCGCGGAGCGCATCGCCCGCGAGCACGGCTTCATCGTCTCCCACCACCGCCTCACCTTCCACGGCAGCTGCGCCGGCTGCGCCGCGCAAGGGAACGGGTCTGCCCCCAGCTCCATCGCCTCCTGATTTCCAAGTTCGGAAAACAACTAGCCTCACGCAGAGTCAGCAGAGGGGTTTCTCTGCTGACTCCGCTGACTCTGCGTGAGGAAAGTCTTTTGCCGAGCTCTGTATCGCGTGGAGCCGATCGAGCGAGCCGATCGAGCGAGCCGAGAACCCGCGTCGTCCTCCGTCGACTCGGGTGAGCCTCAGCCGACGGTGATCGGGATCGACGCCGAGTTGAACTCCGCGACGCCGCCGCGCAGGAGCTGAACGCTCAGGCTGGTGCTGCCGGACGAGCCGCCGTGGAGCACTCCGGTCACCGCCGAGCCCGCCTCGCCCGTCACCGTGAAGCTGGCGACCACCGTGTTGGTGACGATGACCCGAACCCGGTCGCCCGCGCCGATCGTGACGGGGCCGCCGCCGCGGTCCAGCACGGTCACGGTGATCTGCCGGGAGCCGCCGGCGGGAACGGTGAGGGAGCCGCTCACCAGCCCGCCGGTGCTCACGGTGGCCAGCGTGCCCCCGGTGGCCCCGGTCACCACCACCTGGAACTCGCCGGTCCCGGTGGAGATGCCGAGGTCCTCGCACCCCGCGAAGAGCATCGCCGCCCCGGCGACGGCCAGCAGGGAGAAGCGGTTTCGCAGCGTCTTGAACATCGTCACGACTCGATCAGAGACCCTGGACGGTGGACGCAGGTTCTTCGCAGCAAAGAACATACGCGAGCCTCGCGCGGGCGGCGGCACACACTTACGCACTCACGCACTTTCGCACTTTCGCACTCACCTCCGCGCCACCTTCGCCACCGCCCACGCCAGCAGCATCAGCGCGCCGGAGACGCAGATGATGGTGGGGCTGGTGGGGAGGTCGAAGGGCACCGACAGCGTGAAGCCCACCACCGCCGCCACCAGAGCCGAAGCCGCCGACCAGGCGAACACCCCCGCCATCCCCCGCGCCAGCAGCAGCCCCGTCACCGCCGGCAGCACCAGGAAGTTGAACACCAGGATCACCCCCGCGAACTGCATGGCGAAGGCGATCACCAGCCCCAGCGTCAGGTACAGCAGCAGGTTCCAGGCGCCCACCCGGTAGCCCAGCGTGCGGGCCGTCTCGCGGTCGAACGAGACGAAGAGGAACTCCTTGTAGAGCGCCAGGTGCACCAGCAGCACCGGCACCGACACCGCCAGCAGCACCACCGTGTCGCGCCGGGTGATCCCCAGGATGTTGCCCTGCAGGAAGATGTCGTGCGCCTCGCCGGTGGCGGCCTTGGCCACCAGCACGATCCCCGCGGCCGCCGCCACCGCGTACGCCACCCCGATCCCCGCGTCGGGCGGCACCCGGCCGCGGCCCGCGCCGCCCATGCTGAAGAAGAGCGCCCCGGCCAGCGTCACCACCAGCGAGAGCGTCACCGGGTGCGCCCCCAGCCCGCTGGCGATGCCGAAGCCCGAGATGAAGAGCGCCAGCGCGATCCCCGCCGAGGAGAGCTGCGCCAGCGCCGCGCCCACGAACACGATGCGCCGGAGCACCACGTACACGCCCAGCACCGAGCACGCCAGCGCGATCACCAGCGCCCCGTACAGCGCCTCGCGGAAGAGGAGGACGGCGTCAAGCACGGCGCGCCTCCTCTCCCGGCCGGAAGC
This genomic window from Longimicrobium sp. contains:
- a CDS encoding 6-carboxytetrahydropterin synthase, which translates into the protein MFLLNVRAHYDAAHFLRNYHGKCEKLHGHRYVVEAGLAFDDVGEGGMAYDFGEAKRHLRAVAARLDHENLNELEPFTELETSAENQARWIFEELRALLGERAENLVYVRVWETPEQYAQYSLRPTW
- a CDS encoding metal ABC transporter permease, with the translated sequence MLDAVLLFREALYGALVIALACSVLGVYVVLRRIVFVGAALAQLSSAGIALALFISGFGIASGLGAHPVTLSLVVTLAGALFFSMGGAGRGRVPPDAGIGVAYAVAAAAGIVLVAKAATGEAHDIFLQGNILGITRRDTVVLLAVSVPVLLVHLALYKEFLFVSFDRETARTLGYRVGAWNLLLYLTLGLVIAFAMQFAGVILVFNFLVLPAVTGLLLARGMAGVFAWSAASALVAAVVGFTLSVPFDLPTSPTIICVSGALMLLAWAVAKVARR
- a CDS encoding SDR family oxidoreductase, with protein sequence MAEELAGKTALVTGASRGIGREVARELVRAGAWVGMVARTRDELARAAEEVGGHAIPGDVSTAAGAHAVATYVTELLGDAPDLLVSCAGAFSLAPLAATDPAEFDRALAVNLRGPFLLVRAFLPLMLRRASGHLVHVGSVAGRAAFPENGAYSASKFGLRGMHEVLLQEIRGTGVRATLVEPAATDTPLWDPIDPDSRPGFPARAAMLRPEDVARVVLFAAAQPRHVQIPTIAVEAAG
- a CDS encoding UvrD-helicase domain-containing protein, which codes for MNVPHYLRELNPEQCEAALATEGPVLVLAGAGSGKTRTLVYRIAHLVRGRGVDPRRILAVTFTNKAAAEMRERVARIVGRDAKGVLLSTFHSLGARILREHAEKVGLPRGFSIYATGDQLSIVKRIVADEVHVAATAGDDAYDARRVLYQISDWKNRLVAPAEAAREVAEGRVKGNRSDDYAVLAADVYPRYEQALRAAGACDFDDLLLLPVRLLQGDMGAREGFWRRWRYLMIDEYQDTNGAQLEMARLLAGPAKNLCVVGDDDQSIYAWRGADVRNILDFERHFPGARVVVLEENYRSTQRILDAANGLILHNTARKEKRLRTANGPGPKLDYWEFVGEGAKPAEVLEAEMVAREISVRRLTEKLQWSDFAVLYRTNLQARPLEEALREANLPYRVVGGTSYFDRKEVADCVAYLRLVMNPHDEVALRRVINYPTRGIGRTTLLRLVEAARASGARLWETLGRVETVDGISRAQAEPVRAFVALVEELRAGYRAAEAAVRSGAADGRSLHAFARDLVARVRLEEAVRADNAKSERAAEVRVDILRDFVASIAGYEERAWAAQPLPDEEDDWEPPSLRAFLEKISLVDEGDDRKDEDDEPNRVTLMTLHSAKGLEFTHVFIVGLEEDILPHTRSVESVSEGGLDPIAEERRLFYVGITRARHRLTLSGCATRGAWVSQKEKEKDKDGGGGRARVREAKPRQPSRFLKEIPADLLEYRTGRRSSLSEEDSQELKASFFAKMREMLQAG
- a CDS encoding 6-carboxytetrahydropterin synthase, translating into MPIVRVTRRVHFSAAHRLHNPAFSDEENRRIFGLCNSPNWHGHNYELEITVEGEPDPETGYLVDLGQVRDVAEEVLRDVDHRNLNLDVPWMQGVIPSTENLVVALWRQLAPRMPRGRLARLVLYETPRNWAEYAGEGE
- the folE gene encoding GTP cyclohydrolase I FolE; translation: MGELKLRPHGREDDDSPFQRLVREMLDELGEDPERQGLVRTPVRVEKSLRWLTRGYQMQVEDVIRGAVFDEPHHNMVIVKDIEMYSLCEHHLLPFFGKVHIAYIPNGRIVGLSKLPRVVEVFARRLQVQERLTEQIAHAIQEVLQPEGVAVVIEAAHLCMMMRGVEKQNSKTITSAMRGVFLEDIRTREEFLRLVASPGHIIG
- a CDS encoding Fur family transcriptional regulator — encoded protein: MCPTPPEVFELLARRGHRLTRPRRAVVEALAAAGGPVSAQALHSLPGLAHVDLVTVYRTLHWLAELGLARTAPGAGLAELYELAAHDDHSHHLLCDGCGLVLTVAICGLDEAVAERIAREHGFIVSHHRLTFHGSCAGCAAQGNGSAPSSIAS